DNA sequence from the Siniperca chuatsi isolate FFG_IHB_CAS linkage group LG3, ASM2008510v1, whole genome shotgun sequence genome:
gtaaactgaatatctttggggtttggactgttggctggacaaaacaagcaatttgatgacatcacctttggATTTAGGAAATTTTTGATGgtaatttttcacaattttctcaCAGTTTATAAACCAAACACTTAATaagttaattgagaaaataatcgtcagattaatcgataatgaaaatcatcattCCTTGAAACCCTCTCGGTAATTAATTTGAAGGTCTACATGTCACATTATTGTACTGAcctgcagtggtggaggaagtactgaGATTAAGTAAAATcagcaatactacagtgtagaaatactccatCAGTAAAAGTTCTGAATTAGAAATCTTAAGTAAGTACAAAAGTaatagcatcaaaatatacttaaagtaccaaaagttatggtactcattatgcagaatggcccatttcggAATAGTGTATATTATATCACTGGCTTCTAATTATTGATGCaataatttcaattactttatatactgctgggtagcttaatccataataatacatcatcatttattagttgatttctatttctttatttttattattattaataatctgaatctgcaaagtaactaatgttgtcaaatacatgtagtggaggAGAGAGTACGatattggcttccaaaatgtaatgaagtagaaagtagcataaaatggaaatactcaagtaaagtaaaagtacctcaaaactgaactaaagtacaatacttgagcctaaatgtaggcctacttagtTTCCTGTTCCAATTTGTaatatctgttttttcttttaaaaatgcttcCTTTTgacttgattttgtttttaccatactgtattttattttttcaccgTTAGatgtgctttgttttaaggAGAACTGGCAAATTGGTTATGACAAATCATGTTGGACCGAATTGAATTAcaagacaaagacacaaagagagagggtTTGTGTGCTTCTGTTAACTTGCTATGCCTCCTATAAAACCAGATTGTTCCTTGTTCCTTCAGTGCACATCAAATGCTGTATGGTGACTCACAGCTGCACAGCATCACACCAGAGAGACGACAGAGAGGTGTTACATTCCGGTTAGCGGGCATTTAAATCCAAAGCATTCACATGAGCTCATTCTAGACACAAAGCGGCTCCAGATAATCATATGGTAATCAGACGCTGGTCCTGAAGCTCCAGCCAGAAGCTGCATCActcaaaatgatttttattctgtttattacACCGAGCTGAACAACAGTACATCAGTACCCAGAACATCAGGGATTTAACTCAAAGATATTGAGACTTTTAGAAAAATACTGATTTATAATAATCATGACATGACTGGATAAAAGACACATTAGCAAAGGGGGGCATACAGGTAGGCCCGTACATCGATATCAACCCACACATTGCAGAGGAGGCTTACCCACGACATCAGTCTGAGGATGGTCCGGGGATGAGTGAAAAAGGCGACCGGATCGAAGGTGAAGCTCCCGGCCTTCCCGGCGCCATACGCGCCCGCTGGCTCCATCCCTCCGGCTTTCTGCTGCCTGTCAGCCCGCTGAGAGAACGAGAGGAGGCGGTCAGAGAGCTGCGCGCAGCGGCGGCGTGCTCCTCCAGCCTCCGTGTGAAGTCACACCGCGTCACCGAGAGCAGCTCACAGGCTGAGAATGAACTGCTCATTATGGGTTTAAATTAAAACCGTCAATCTAAGaggatgttttttctttcttttctaaaaGGAGATATATATGCTATATACTAACCTAAATTTCCCATATTACTATAATTTAGGGCTGGGCCACATTTCAGTAGGCCTATTATCATTTATGGACTCTCAGTGGATCcatatcagtggtggaagaagtactgcaaattttaacttctttatatactgctgggtagcttaatccatTAAAagacatcataatttattagttgatatattttgtattaataatctaaatatccaaagtaactagtaactaatagtgtcaaataaatgtagtggagtaaaaagtacaatattgacttcccaaatgtagtggagtagaagtagaaagtaaaatggaaatactaaagtaaagtacaagtacctcaaaactgtacttaagtacagtacttgagtaaatgtacttagttacaatattttgtgaatattttgtcATGTTGGCCTGAAAgtaatcaaatttaaatatattacagCCTGAATGATTCTATAAAATATCcaccatttttttgttttcatttcaaactgCCCCCTAAAATCcccaaatttccagaaaaaatACAACTAGTGTCATCGATGGTAAATGTTAGCGAAGCatcagatatttattttgtaaagtagTAGATAATCTACATTTTGTTAGTGTCAGCGTTAATCCAGCTCTCAagactttctgacttcctgacCCTCTTTGTGGCACTCAGCCTCCCAtctgttcctactgaagacataaatctttaaaaatatagttacatttttaaaaaagcataagTAATTTCCAAAAGGAGCTGGGCTCTTGACAATACctatataaatatagaatatcaccagcatTATCCTTTAACATAAACGCATaacatgaacaaacattttgataagAAACCTTAAaatttgttgttggtttttttttaaccgAACAAGAAATTTTACAGTTAAAGAAGAAACTTGTCAGTgatctctggtggacaaactgtgtaatggagacactgtttctaaattacctcaaacatatctttggcatttatATACTGCAATGTTTTGTTACTCATTGACCAACATATTAGCAAATACAAAATATCCGTGTTAAGATAAAATCAGCCGATAATATCAACCATGCTGATGTATCGGGctctatattattatattattcattattagTCTACACTTCTAGTCAAGGATCTTTTTAACTTCGTTTAAGTCAACATCAAGTCTTCAACTTTGAATTCCCATGATCAACATGACATCGAGACCCACtgaggttaaataaataaaaagtcttgTAACCATCAGAGTTTTTACCTGAAGACTTTATTGGATTTGATTGGACAGACAGTTATTGACAGCTTGGTTGAGCAGATAAAACCAGATCCATGTTTAAAAAGTACTAACTAAAAGgtatgacacacatacacacacacacacacacgctgtattCTCTGTTTTTGGATTAAAGCTCGTCTTTGGTTTTGTTAGCTTTTTTTGCCTCTTCAGCTTTTATGGCCTCGATGTACTTCCTCCTGTCTTCATCCTCCTGGAGACACAAAAGAAGGAGTTTATttttaacacagaaaaaaggcagctctcaaacacacacagtcatacaaaCTCAAACCACTGCAGTGGTGTTGGTGTTTGTGGGGCAGAGTAATAAAGGAGATAATTTTACCTTAACTCTgtcttttttggctttttccatCTCTTTATCTACAAACTTAACCAGGTCCTTCAACTTCCTCTTACCAGGGTAAACCACCATCTGACAGGAACACAGATatcacaaactgaacattattaccTCGATATATGTCAAGTTTCCCCCACAGAGCAGGGTTATAACATATAATCCCCACACAATAATTTGCTCCTTTAATGCATAAGACTCACAGTgatatattacaatatttatctATCCTCGTTTACACTGTATGTTCttgtttctgtaaaaaaaaaataacgcAACCACAGTCACCCCATAACAGGTTCTGATATTAACAGAGTTTGAATTGATTATTGATAGTTCATTCAAAGCTAGTTCACAGTCAAATCATCACATTGAAAAAACATACTTCATTTGAAAATACTGAAGATACAAAAAAGAATAATTGTGATAGCTCCATACTCTTTCAGCATATAGAGCAGGGAAGAGGCAGAGTGATGGGTAGGTGCCCTGCATTGACATGTTGATGTCATTGGCTGAGGCATCGATGCGAGCGATGACCACGTCCTCTCGCTCCTTCAAGGCCTCGGCTAACTCCTCCCACAGTGGAAACAGAGCGCGGGACTCCTGACTGTAGGGAAGATctgaaatagattttttaagCATAGGTGGTGAGTAAGTAAGtggcaacacacacaagtaGCAACATCAAGAGTGGAAAGTTAAGAgagcacaaagaaaacaaaaaaaagcagtaAATGATAATAAGCAGTGTGACCCAGGAAGCATGGATTTGTTGGTCAAATGATATCTAGGTGccaatttaattgtttttttaaattagatttaaacCTGCGTTACTAGCCACTTTGGGGCAACAAAACGAGCTGAAAACACAAGTTTTACATGTTATCACCTTATTAAGTTATTGATGTATTAGCAAGCAGTtctctatttacacatccagcagacatggaacaacattattattcattagaaattgtgtttctggccacctgatgaacataagtccaatattcactctccttttagctctgttttggtctccaccaactctctgggaaatatctggctctttggctgctaaatgctccactaatGTTCACAAGTTAGTCGTTAACTTTgactgctgtttggtgctgagcaggcagAGGGTTCATGAGAGCTTTCTTGctgacaacagctgcctgctagAACAGTGTTGATCAGGGCAGTGAGAGTAAACTGAAGtaataaagttgtgggctggaaaATCAagacaatgagctgaaagatgctaaaacgctgtGTAGGGCTGAGGGGAACTatagagtcaggtgataattctttgtgtgtgttcatcatcAGTAATTTTATCCATAAAATATCgactactgcagctttaaattgcTAAAACAATGCTTACACGTAACCTAGACGTTACCCTTTTCGACCAGATTTAGCTGAGTATTACCCGAGGTGACTAGATGGCTTTTGACCTGCAGATTTCCAAGTCCAAGCTTACTgagtagtttttaaatgaacagtatatttacatacaGAACAGGACAAAAACAGTCTTGTTGGGGTTAAAGGCGACTTTCTCCAGAGTCATTCCCACCAGCTCCTTCACCGGCTGTTTGTCCCATCCTTCAGGTATCGGCTCACTCTGCATCTTAGGCTgttacattaacacacacacaaacacattatttacatCAGGACAGGCTGTTTCTCCAGTTCCTGTTATGTTTTACACACAAGATGCGAGAGAGTGAAAGTTACCTTAGCCTTGCCCTCCAGATAGGACTGGCAGAATTTTTTTATGGTTTCTACATCCAGAGTGTCTGAGGGCAGGTGATAGGTCACATGGTCTGTCAGGTTGACCAATCGGATGAGAGGAGCCTCGAACTCCCGAACCCGGAAGTACTCCATTACCCTACCATTACGAGGCTCATCCACGTTcacccacacaaacaaaatctgaatacacacacacacacatgcagaggtaAAGTAACAGCTTGCAAGAAGATTATTCTAGTATGTGCTGCTGTTTGAAATAATTTACCTTCAACCTGAATGCTTTTGCAGCGCTGTTAAAGGCAGAGTAGATCTCTTTAAAGTCAGCAGAGCTTTTGTTGACAAACAGGATGGCGTGGTTCAACACGGGTGCTGTTAATATCTGAGTGGCTGTCTGCAAGAGAGAGAATAACATAAATACATCTCCATTAACAATTTAAGGTTATGTGTGTCTGAATAGTGTAAACTGttaaaataactattaaatCTCAGCTGTGTTGCTAGTGTCTTGCTCTGAGAAATTTGACTTTTTACCCTTGCCAGGGTAATGAAAGGCCTAATGTGAAGGAAAACCTCCaatttttcatattcattcaaAGAGGTATGTGACCTTCAGATTTTCAACCTAAAAATGGCAActgaaaccaaaacacaaactaATATAGAAATTCTTCAGTGTATAAATACAGTGAAGTAACCCGTCTCAGTgagtttaaatacaaaaaaacatcccCCACACCAACTTGGGAGTAGAGcagttatacagtatgtgtgtgaaattgCACCATGCATCTAATACTCTACCTGTCCAGTGTACTCAGTCACTGGGTCCATCTGGTAGACAGTGATAAAAATGATCAGCTCCTCTTTAGACGTCTGAGGCATCATTTTGTAAGCCTGGATGAGCTTAGActgcagcagacacacacacgcacacacacacgcacgcacatacaGTCAGTactaagaaaacacaaagacacatacaaTACGCAGACATATACAGCCATctgtcagaggtgtgtgtgttgtgtctggtGTATGTTGTATTTAGAGTACCTTTTTGAGCAGCAGTACAACATCGTGTGTGAGACCATATTTGCTGATAACTTCATTGTTCTGTGTCACAGCAAAGCTAACATCAGGAAGGTCAATCGCTGCAGCGTAGAACACCTGGACGTACTCATCGttcagctcctacacacacacacacacacacacacacacacacacacacacacacacacacacacacacacacacacacacacacacacataaaaacacacacaaattgttaTTCAGGTAATTGATTACAGTCACAATACCAGTGAGAAGCTGGAAAATCAAACAGTTGTAATTCACCTTGAAAAATCCAACCACTGTCAGTTCCTCTGAGGCCTCTGATTGGCTAAGATCAGTGATGAGGTCAGCAGCAGACCCTGCCCTCCTCTTCAGCCAGGTCAAGATGGAAGCCGAGCTCTTAGGAACTTAATCACAATCcaggaaaacaaataattttcacATTCAATGTAACCGAACCAAATAAGATTCAACAGCTCAGTTAGAAAAACACATGCAttacacatgtatatatgtacaaaaAATGATCCCACTTAAGTTATTGTTGATAAGTATTGTATAATTTTTTGCTCATTATCTCTTTTTTGCTCCAAGCTGCTGTAACGGTATAATTTCCCTTAATACTTAATAAAgtactctatctatctatctatctatctatctatctatctatctatctatctatctatctatctatctatctatctatctatctatctatctattaaagaaatagtttgacattttgggaaatacgcttatttgctttcttgccgagatttagatgagaagatcgattcCACTCATGACCGTGGGTAAACTACtgagctagagccaggaggtgattagcttagctgaGCCTAAAGAAACTTTTAACAAATAGGAGGAAAAAAGATGGGTGAAAGCAGGATTGTATAGCAAAGATTTTAGCTAATGTGCTAGCCAGCACAGCCAGGCTAATACTGATTATCTGCATGATGTTCTTTTCTTCGTGAGGACTAAGATCATACAGTATAGgcctacatacagtacatgcatgtactgtataattgtttaatttatatttattagaTGGTTACATGCACATTTTCATGGGAAGTGATGACCTTAGTTGATTGGCTCGGTTCTTCTAGAGTAATCCCAGATCTTTTTACCTGGAATAAAGCTACTATTAAAGATTTAGTTCTTAATAAAGTGATACATTACACCTCCATTAACTGATATTAATGTACGTATAATATACTATTTGTTATTTGCACGTACCGGGACAGGGTACAGGGTTGTGTTTATCTCCAGAAAGGTACAGCCTGATTGTGGGGAGGCCTGT
Encoded proteins:
- the zgc:136472 gene encoding protein disulfide-isomerase, with product MRTLLLLGVSTFCLCVFVTADTQADRQADKSSPEKDGVLQLKKGNFNRALRKYKQLLVHFHAPLSGEGYRVSAAFEGAAAELQGSEVKLAVVDVTKEKDLAKELNATGLPTIRLYLSGDKHNPVPCPVPKSSASILTWLKRRAGSAADLITDLSQSEASEELTVVGFFKELNDEYVQVFYAAAIDLPDVSFAVTQNNEVISKYGLTHDVVLLLKKSKLIQAYKMMPQTSKEELIIFITVYQMDPVTEYTGQTATQILTAPVLNHAILFVNKSSADFKEIYSAFNSAAKAFRLKILFVWVNVDEPRNGRVMEYFRVREFEAPLIRLVNLTDHVTYHLPSDTLDVETIKKFCQSYLEGKAKPKMQSEPIPEGWDKQPVKELVGMTLEKVAFNPNKTVFVLFYLPYSQESRALFPLWEELAEALKEREDVVIARIDASANDINMSMQGTYPSLCLFPALYAERMVVYPGKRKLKDLVKFVDKEMEKAKKDRVKEDEDRRKYIEAIKAEEAKKANKTKDEL